One genomic region from Ornithinicoccus hortensis encodes:
- a CDS encoding ABC transporter permease: MAADSTRWRQVAFGAAGVVALAAVWEGYKAVGPEQGVTIAGQAVLPRTTDLGMPHLWDMVTRALEPATSIAGADAVWVAVLQACLVTLGTAGAGLLVGAVIGVLLALLMQRFQVAEWAVLPWLILSQTVPLIALAPLVVSWGGRLHLGPLQWETWMSVAMIASYLAFFPMAVGALRGLKAPEQAHVDLFRTYAVSWWTTLLRLRLPAAVPYLLPALRLASAAAILGSVVAEVSTGYKGGIGRLIIEYAQSGSADPAKAWSPIAGAVLLGLGAAGLVAVLGLFLARYRHNEEHA, encoded by the coding sequence ATGGCGGCGGACAGCACGCGCTGGCGGCAGGTGGCCTTCGGCGCAGCGGGCGTGGTCGCCCTCGCGGCGGTGTGGGAGGGCTACAAGGCGGTGGGCCCCGAGCAGGGGGTGACGATCGCCGGGCAGGCGGTGCTGCCCCGCACCACCGACCTCGGGATGCCGCACCTGTGGGACATGGTGACCCGGGCCCTGGAGCCGGCCACCAGCATCGCGGGCGCCGACGCCGTGTGGGTCGCGGTGCTGCAGGCCTGCCTGGTCACCCTGGGCACCGCCGGCGCGGGGCTGCTGGTCGGCGCGGTCATCGGGGTGCTGCTGGCGCTGCTCATGCAGCGCTTCCAGGTCGCCGAGTGGGCGGTGCTGCCCTGGCTGATCCTGAGCCAGACGGTGCCGCTGATCGCGTTGGCACCGCTGGTCGTCAGCTGGGGCGGCCGGTTGCACCTCGGGCCGCTGCAGTGGGAGACCTGGATGAGCGTGGCGATGATCGCCAGCTACCTGGCCTTCTTCCCGATGGCGGTGGGTGCGCTGCGCGGCCTGAAGGCCCCCGAACAGGCGCACGTCGACCTGTTCCGCACCTATGCCGTGTCGTGGTGGACCACGCTGCTCCGGCTCCGGCTACCCGCGGCCGTCCCCTACCTGTTGCCGGCCCTGCGGCTGGCGTCAGCGGCAGCCATCCTGGGCTCGGTCGTCGCCGAGGTGTCCACGGGCTACAAGGGCGGCATCGGCCGCCTCATCATCGAGTACGCCCAGTCCGGGTCCGCCGACCCGGCGAAGGCCTGGTCCCCGATCGCCGGGGCCGTGCTGCTGGGCCTGGGCGCGGCCGGCCTGGTCGCCGTGCTCGGCCTGTTCCTGGCCCGCTACCGGCACAACGAGGAGCACGCGTGA
- a CDS encoding TIGR03842 family LLM class F420-dependent oxidoreductase, giving the protein MDFGAVFQTNPPSSRVVQLAQLAEHHGFSYVWTFDSHLLWQEPYVIHSAILAGTRKVTVGPFVTNPATRDWTVTASVFATLNEMYGNRTVCGIGRGDSAVRVTNGRPSNLKTLRESVHVIRELANSRPVEYQGATLRFPWSTGSSLEVWVAAYGPKALELTGQVADGYILQLADVDITKWMIQAVRDAADNAGRDPMSVKICVSAPAYVGSDLDHQRAQSRWFGGMVGNHIADIVDRYGTSGAIPQALSDYIAGRTAYDYNTHGRVDNDHVDFVPDEIVDRFCVLGTAQDHIDKLTALKDLGVDQFAAYVMHDSKEETLRQYGETVIPALHEHIVAKA; this is encoded by the coding sequence GTGGACTTCGGAGCAGTTTTCCAGACCAACCCACCCTCGAGCCGCGTCGTCCAGCTGGCGCAGTTGGCCGAGCACCACGGGTTCTCCTACGTGTGGACCTTCGACAGCCACCTGCTGTGGCAGGAGCCGTACGTGATCCACTCGGCGATCCTGGCGGGCACCCGCAAGGTGACCGTCGGGCCGTTCGTGACCAACCCCGCCACCCGGGACTGGACCGTCACCGCCAGCGTGTTCGCCACGCTGAACGAGATGTACGGCAACCGGACCGTGTGCGGGATCGGCCGGGGCGACTCCGCCGTCCGGGTCACCAACGGGCGCCCGTCCAACCTGAAGACGCTGCGGGAGAGCGTGCACGTCATCCGGGAGCTGGCCAACTCCCGCCCCGTCGAGTACCAGGGCGCGACGCTCCGCTTCCCCTGGTCGACCGGCTCCTCCCTGGAGGTGTGGGTCGCCGCCTACGGACCGAAGGCGTTGGAACTGACCGGGCAGGTGGCCGACGGTTACATCCTGCAGCTGGCCGACGTCGACATCACCAAGTGGATGATCCAGGCGGTCCGGGACGCGGCCGACAACGCCGGGCGGGACCCGATGTCGGTGAAGATCTGTGTCTCCGCCCCGGCATACGTCGGGAGCGACCTGGACCACCAGCGGGCGCAGAGCCGGTGGTTCGGCGGCATGGTCGGCAACCACATCGCCGACATCGTCGACCGCTACGGCACGTCCGGGGCGATCCCCCAGGCGCTGTCGGACTACATCGCCGGCCGCACGGCCTACGACTACAACACCCACGGACGGGTCGACAACGACCACGTCGACTTCGTGCCGGACGAGATCGTCGACCGGTTCTGCGTGCTCGGCACGGCCCAGGACCACATCGACAAGCTCACCGCGCTGAAGGACCTGGGTGTCGACCAGTTCGCCGCCTACGTGATGCACGACAGCAAGGAGGAGACGCTGCGGCAGTACGGCGAGACCGTGATCCCGGCACTCCACGAGCACATCGTGGCCAAGGCCTGA
- the hydA gene encoding dihydropyrimidinase: protein MTTTYIKGGTVVSSTGRTEADVLVDGEKVVAVLAPGSALLGHDLAAGADTVIDATGKYVIPGGIDAHTHMQMPFGGTEASDTFETGTRAAAWGGTTTIIDFAIQRYGERVEEGLAAWHDKAGGNCAIDYGFHQIIGGVDEFSLKAMETLVDEGVSSYKLFMAYPGVFYSDDAQILQAMQKAADLGLLTMMHAENGPAIDVLAEQLYNQGKTDPYYHGIARAWQMEEEATHRAIMLADVTNAPLYVVHVSAKQAVEQLAAARGRGKNVFAETCPQYLYLSLEEQLGAPGFEGAKWVCSTPLRSREEGHQDAMWQGLRTNDLQMVSTDHCPFCMKDQKELGIGDFRAIPNGIGSVEHRMNLMYQGVVTGQISLERWVELTSTTPARMFGLYGTKGVIAPGADADIVVYDPNGHTSIGLEKTHHMNMDYAAWEGFEIDGHVDTVLSRGRVLVDGGEYHGSTGHGRYLKRGLSQYLV, encoded by the coding sequence ATGACCACCACATACATCAAGGGCGGCACCGTCGTCTCCTCCACCGGCCGCACCGAGGCCGACGTCCTCGTCGACGGCGAGAAGGTCGTCGCGGTGCTGGCCCCCGGGTCCGCGCTGCTCGGTCACGACCTCGCGGCCGGCGCCGACACGGTGATCGACGCGACCGGCAAGTACGTCATCCCCGGCGGGATCGACGCACACACCCACATGCAGATGCCGTTCGGCGGCACCGAGGCCTCCGACACCTTCGAGACCGGCACCCGCGCAGCCGCCTGGGGTGGGACGACCACGATCATCGACTTCGCCATCCAGCGGTACGGCGAACGGGTCGAGGAGGGCCTGGCCGCCTGGCACGACAAGGCCGGCGGCAACTGCGCGATCGACTACGGCTTCCACCAGATCATCGGCGGCGTCGACGAGTTCTCGCTGAAGGCGATGGAGACCCTGGTCGACGAGGGCGTCAGCAGCTACAAGCTGTTCATGGCCTACCCCGGCGTCTTCTACAGCGACGACGCGCAGATCCTGCAGGCGATGCAGAAGGCGGCCGACCTGGGCCTGCTGACGATGATGCACGCCGAGAACGGCCCGGCCATCGACGTGCTGGCCGAGCAGCTGTACAACCAGGGCAAGACCGACCCCTACTACCACGGGATCGCCCGCGCCTGGCAGATGGAGGAGGAGGCCACGCACCGCGCGATCATGCTGGCCGACGTCACCAACGCTCCCCTGTATGTCGTGCACGTGTCCGCCAAGCAGGCGGTGGAGCAGCTCGCCGCGGCCCGCGGGCGTGGCAAGAACGTCTTCGCCGAGACCTGCCCGCAGTACCTCTACCTGTCGCTGGAGGAGCAGCTCGGCGCGCCAGGCTTCGAGGGGGCCAAGTGGGTCTGCTCGACGCCGTTGCGCTCGCGCGAGGAGGGCCACCAGGACGCCATGTGGCAGGGGTTGCGGACCAACGACCTGCAGATGGTCTCCACCGACCACTGCCCGTTCTGCATGAAGGACCAGAAGGAGCTGGGCATCGGCGACTTCCGGGCCATCCCCAACGGCATCGGCTCGGTGGAGCACCGGATGAACCTGATGTACCAGGGCGTGGTGACCGGCCAGATCAGCCTGGAGCGCTGGGTCGAGCTCACCTCGACCACGCCTGCCCGGATGTTCGGCCTCTACGGCACCAAGGGCGTCATCGCCCCCGGGGCCGACGCCGACATCGTGGTGTACGACCCGAACGGGCACACCTCGATCGGTCTGGAGAAGACCCACCACATGAACATGGACTACGCCGCCTGGGAGGGCTTCGAGATCGACGGCCACGTCGACACGGTGCTCTCCCGCGGACGGGTCCTGGTGGACGGTGGGGAGTACCACGGGTCGACCGGACACGGGCGCTACCTCAAGCGCGGCCTCAGTCAGTACCTGGTCTGA
- a CDS encoding nitrilase-related carbon-nitrogen hydrolase: MATVRAAITQTTWTGDKDSMLDKHEQFARDAAAEGAQVICFQELFYGPYFGITQDKKYYRYAEPADGPIVQRFAALAKELGLVSILPIYEEQQTGIYYNTAVVVDADGTVLGKYRKHHIPHVEKFWEKFYFRPGNLGYPVFDTAVGKVGTYICYDRHFPEGWRELGLAGAHMVFNPNATKPGLSNRLWEIEGPAAAVANGYFVLQPNRVGSEDNEYGDEAVNFYGTSQVIDPRGNFVGDLGSGDSEEVLIRDLDLDMVQQMRDDWQFYRDRRPDSYTQITQP; the protein is encoded by the coding sequence ATGGCCACCGTGAGGGCAGCAATAACCCAGACCACCTGGACCGGGGACAAGGACTCGATGCTGGACAAGCACGAGCAGTTCGCCCGGGACGCCGCAGCAGAGGGAGCGCAGGTCATCTGCTTCCAGGAACTCTTCTACGGCCCGTACTTCGGGATCACCCAGGACAAGAAGTACTACCGGTATGCCGAACCGGCCGACGGTCCGATCGTGCAGCGGTTCGCGGCGCTGGCCAAGGAGCTGGGTCTGGTCTCGATCCTGCCGATCTACGAGGAGCAGCAGACCGGCATCTACTACAACACCGCGGTGGTGGTGGACGCCGACGGCACGGTGCTGGGCAAGTACCGCAAGCACCACATCCCGCACGTGGAGAAGTTCTGGGAGAAGTTCTACTTCCGCCCGGGCAACCTGGGCTACCCGGTGTTCGACACCGCGGTGGGCAAGGTCGGGACCTACATCTGCTACGACCGACACTTCCCCGAGGGCTGGCGGGAGCTGGGGCTGGCCGGGGCGCACATGGTGTTCAACCCCAACGCCACCAAGCCCGGGCTGTCCAACCGGCTCTGGGAGATCGAGGGCCCCGCGGCCGCCGTGGCCAACGGCTACTTCGTGCTGCAGCCCAACCGGGTCGGGTCCGAGGACAACGAGTACGGCGACGAGGCGGTGAACTTCTACGGCACCAGCCAGGTGATCGACCCCCGCGGCAACTTCGTCGGCGACCTCGGGTCGGGCGACTCCGAGGAGGTGCTGATCCGCGACCTGGACCTGGACATGGTGCAGCAGATGCGTGACGACTGGCAGTTCTACCGGGACCGCCGCCCGGACTCCTACACCCAGATCACCCAGCCGTGA
- a CDS encoding TrmH family RNA methyltransferase has protein sequence MNDLLITSPANPRLKGLTGLRRRRVREAEGRTLLEGFEELSLALDAGLVPTTVYYCPDLMADPDSQLEVVGQAAEGGAETVRLGRAAFEKVAYREGPDGFLAVVPTVTRTTADLALAADPLVLVCEGVEKPGNLGAMLRTADAAGVDAVIAADPVTDWGNPNVVRASKGTVFTIPVVSDSTRATLERLVRDGIPLVAATPDTDVEHTEVDYTGPVAIAVGAEKYGLSPELLAAATYRVRIPMVGRANSLNVATSAAILLYEAVRQRHR, from the coding sequence ATGAACGACCTGCTGATCACCTCCCCGGCGAACCCCCGGCTGAAGGGTCTGACCGGGCTGCGCCGCCGCCGGGTCCGGGAGGCGGAGGGGCGCACCCTGCTGGAGGGCTTCGAGGAGCTCTCACTCGCCCTCGACGCCGGCCTGGTGCCCACGACCGTGTACTACTGCCCGGACCTGATGGCCGACCCCGACAGCCAGCTGGAGGTGGTCGGGCAGGCCGCAGAGGGTGGGGCCGAGACCGTCCGGCTCGGGCGGGCGGCCTTCGAGAAGGTCGCCTACCGGGAGGGCCCGGACGGGTTCCTCGCGGTCGTGCCCACGGTCACCCGGACCACCGCCGACCTGGCGCTCGCCGCCGACCCGCTGGTGCTGGTCTGCGAGGGCGTGGAGAAGCCCGGCAACCTGGGCGCGATGCTGCGCACCGCGGACGCCGCGGGGGTGGACGCCGTCATCGCGGCCGACCCGGTGACCGACTGGGGCAACCCCAACGTGGTCCGGGCCAGCAAGGGCACCGTGTTCACCATCCCGGTGGTCAGCGACAGCACCCGGGCGACCCTGGAGCGGTTGGTGCGGGACGGCATACCCCTCGTGGCGGCCACGCCCGACACCGACGTCGAGCACACCGAGGTGGACTACACCGGGCCCGTCGCGATCGCGGTCGGCGCGGAGAAGTACGGGCTGTCGCCCGAGCTGCTCGCCGCCGCCACCTACCGGGTGCGGATCCCGATGGTGGGGCGCGCCAACTCGCTCAACGTCGCGACCTCGGCGGCGATCCTGCTCTACGAGGCCGTGCGCCAGCGGCACCGGTGA